CGGGGATGGCGACCAGCATGATGCACACGGGTTCAAGGGTCCGGGAGCGGCCCGGGGTACGCGATCGCGTAGCCCTGGGCGTAATCGACGCCGATCGCCCGCAGCCGCTCCAGGATCGGCTCCGTCTCCACCGACTCAGCGATGGTCTTGATCCCGAGTACCTGCGCGACTTGCTGGATGGCCTGCACGATGGCGAGATCGAAGCGATCCTGGGCAATGTCCTGGACGAAACGGCCGTCGATCTTGAGATAGTCCACCGGCAGAGTCTTGAGATAACCGAAGGAGGACAACCCGCTGCCGAAGTCATCGAGCGCGAAACGACAGCCGCGTTGCTTGAGGGCATGCATGAAATTGAGCGCATGCTTGAGATCGGTGATGACCGCGGTCTCCGTAATCTCGAAGCAGACCTGGGAGGGCCCCGCTCCGCTACCCTCCAGTTGCTCGGTCACGTAGTCGAGGAAGCCCGCATCGCCCAGGGATTGCCCGGAGACATTGATGCCGTAAACCGCCGAGTCGCGGTGGGCGCCTAGGTTCGCCAAGGCCGTTTTGATCACCCACCGGTCCAGCGCCTGCATCTGCTGGTAGCGCTCGGCGGCGGGGATAAAGGCCCCCGGCAGCAGCACGCCCTTCTCATCATCGGTGAGCCGCAGCAATACCTCCTGATACTCGCCGTCGCCGTCGTGGTCCCCAAGGGCGCGAATGGGCTGAGCATACAGCCGGAAACGGTCCTGGGCGAGGGCCTGATGGAGGCGCGGGATCCATTGCATCTCCCCCTTGCGCTGCGCCAGCTCCTCATCGCTCGCCGCATAGACATGCACGCGGTTGCGGCCCTTGTCCTTCGCGGCATAGCAAGCGCGGTCCGCCGCGCTCAGCACCTCGGGAAGGGTCTCCCCGCCATCGGGGATCGAGACCAAGCCGATGCTGACACCGACGGTAAAGCGCTTGGCCTCCCAGACGAAGTCGAACTCCTGCACCGCTTGCACCAGCCCCCGCGCGATCCGCAGCGCCTGCTCCGGCGCACAATGCTCGAGCAGCACGCCGAATTCATCGCCACCGAGCCGCGCCAAGGTATCGCGTTTGCGCGTCTTCGCCTCGAGCACGACGGCGAGCTGGCGCAATAGCTCATCGCCGGCCCTGTGACCCGCGGTGTCGTTGACGAGCTTGAACTGGTCCAGATCCAGATACAGCAGAGCATGCGGGTCCCGGGCCTCGGCGGTGCCGAGCACGCGCTGGAAGCGGCGTTCGAACTCACCGCGGTTGATGAGCCCGGTGAGGCGGTCATGGGTGGCCTGATAGCTCAGCTTCTCGGCCTCCTGCCGGCTACCGGTGACGTCCTCAATGGCGAGCAGGATCAACGACGCGCGGTTCGCGCGGTACAGCCCGCGGGCGTTGAGGAGCATGGTTTTCTGACCGATCCGGGGGAAGTCATGCTGAACCTCCAAACCCTCGAAGGCCGTCTCTCGGGGTAGGACCTCTTCCAGCAGTCTGCGCAGCGCGGGAATGTCCCACTGCTGGTCGCCCAGGTCATAGACGAGGCGCTCTTGCGTTTCTGCCGGTTGGACTCCGAACGTCCGGTAGAAGGCCACATTCGCCGTCACCACCCGCAGCTCCCCGTCGAGGATGATGAGCGGTTCGCGCACGGTCGCGACGATGGCCTCTGCATAGTCGCGTGCCTCGCTGGCCTCCTCCTGGCTGCGTTTCAAATCCTCGATATCGAGCAGCACCAGTACGGCCCCATCGATCTTGTTGTCGCCGGTGCGGTAGGGATGGACGCGCAGCGCGTAGCGGCGGCCTTCCCGGTCCCGGACCTCCCGTTCCCGGGGTTGCACCTGGTCGATCACCTCCGCGATCAGCGCTTCCAGATCGGGCACGTCCACGTTGGCCTTGAGATCCCCGATGGGCCGGCCAAGGTCGGCGGGCAGGAGGTTCATGATCTTGCGCGCGGGCGGGGTCAGCCGCCGGATCCTCAAGTCCGGCCCCACCATGACCACCGGGATGCTGGTGCTCGCGAGCAGGTTCTGGAGGTCATTGGTGGTGTGGTTGAGCTCCAGGTTGCGGTGCTGGAGCTGCTCGTTGACCGTGGACAGCTCCTCGTTGGTCGATTGGAGCTCCTCCTTGGCGGTCTCGAGCTCCTCGTTGGTGCTCTGCAGCTCCTCGTTCGAGGACAGGACTTCTTCGTTGGCCGAGCGCAGCTCCTCGTTGGCGGCGTCCTGCTGCTCGACCAGCGATTGCAGGTACTCGCGGGTGGAGGATAGCTCCTGGCGGAGCCGCGCGGTCTCGCCCCCCGGCTCGGTGAGCTCCTCGCGCCCCGCCGGGGTCGCCACATTTGCGGCCGGACGAGGCCTCGGATGGGACCACCGGTAGAGGCGCGCGCGCCATCCGGAGGGCTCCTCGGGCGGCCGCTCGAGCCCGGGGGCCGGCTTCGGTCCGCCGCCTTCCTCGAAGAGCACGAGGCAGCATTGCGCCGCCGCCTCGCGCGGCCGCACCGGCAAGACCTCGATCGCGACCTCACGCACCCCCTGCTCGTCGTGCAGGCGGAGGCCTTCCCGGCGCACGGTCTCGCCGCGCGCGATGGCCTCGTTCACGGCGCTGCGGAGCTCTACGAACAGCCCCGGGCGGGCCATCTTCAAGAGGTTCATGGTCGGCTCCCCCGGCGGCGCCTCCAGGTAGGGACCGGTGCGCCCCCGAAACTGCAGGATGTCGAGGTGCCCGTTGACGAGCACCCCGGGCGGGGCGTAACGGCTCAAGAGCAGGCGATCGGCTTCCTTCTGGAAGTCGGCCGGGGTCGAGCCCGGCGCGCCCGCCCGCGGGCCGGCCGCGCGCGGCGCCTGGTGGTCCTCGATCGCGAACTGGACCAGCGGCCGGCTGCCCGTGACCTGCTTCGCATAGATCTTGTTCGCCCGGTCCGTCACCTGGAACAGCCCGTTGAACTCCCCCACCGTCTCGGCAGACCCCAAGACCAGGAATCCCGGCACGTTGAGCGCGTAATGGAAGGTCGGCAGGACCCGCCGCTGCAGCGCCGGGGCCATGTAGATCAAGACATTGCGGCAACTGATCAGATCCACGTGCGAGAACGGCGGATCGGCGGTCAGGTTCTGGCGCGCGAAGACGCAGCTATCGCGGATCGTCTTGTCGATCCGGTAGAGATGGTCTTCCTTCTTGAAGAAGCGCTGCAGCCGTTCGGGTGTGAGCTCGGCCTCGATGCTCTCGGGATAGAGCCCGGCGCGCGCGCGCTCCAACGAGCCGGGATCGCTGAGATCGGTGCCGAAGATCTGGAACGGGTGGCGCACGGGCTTATCGTCGAAGAGCTCCCAGAGCGCGATGGCCAGCGAATAGGCCTCCTGGCCCGTGGAGCACCCCGGTACCCACAGGCGCAGCGGCGCGTCCCGGAACTTGGCTTTCAGGATCTCCGGGAAGACGCTGGTTTTCAGGGCCTCGAACAGGGCCGGGTCCCGAAAGAAGCTGGTCACGTTGATGAGGAGGTCCCGGTAGAGCGCCTCGACCTCGGGAGCATCCTGCTCCAGCCGCCCGACGTAGGACGCGAGCGAGGACTCGCCGTGGAGCGCCATGCGGCGCAGGATGCGCCGGCGGATCGTGGTGTCGCGGTACTGGCTGAGATCGACCCCGGTGGCGGCCCTGACCGCGCCGAGCACGCGCCTGAAGTGGTCCTCGCTCTCGGGCGGCGGCGCCTCGACCGGGCCCGGCGCGAGGTAGGGGTGGGCGCCGATCTCGGCGAGCCGGTCTCCGATCTCCTCGGGCGGCAACACGAAGTCCACCGCGCCGCTGCCGATGGCGCTGTGCGGCATGCCGCCATGCCGCGCCGAGCCCGGCTCCTGGGCGAAGGTGATCCCGCCCACCGTCTTGATCTCCAAAAGCCCGAGCGTCCCGTCCGAACCCGTGCCCGAGAACACCACCCCGATGGCCTGGGCCTGCTGCGCCAGGGCGAGCGCGCGCAGGAAGTGATTGACCGGCAGGTGCGGACCGGGCGCCTCTCCGCGCGGGGTGATCTGGAGCGCGCCTCGGGCGATCGCCATGGTGGTGTTGGGCGGGATGATGTAGACGTGATCGGGTTCGACCGGAAGCCCCTGGCTCGCCTCGATGACCGGCATCTGGGTGGCGCGGGCCAGGAGATCGGTCAGCCGGCTCTCGTGGCGGGGATCGAGGTGCTGCACGAGCACGAAGGCCATTCCGGTGCGCGCCGGCAGATGGGCGAGGAGCTGGGTGAAGGCCTCGAGGCCCCCGGCGGAAGCGCCGATCCCGACGATGGGGAAAGGGCTTTCCGCCCCAGGCTCGCCTTGGGGCGAGGCCTCGGGTTGATCAGGCGGGGTGTGGTCCCGAGTTTCCCCGAGGGCGTCCGGTGACATGGGTGTCCCCTGCTAGTGCGAGACCGCAGTATGATACCCCCGGAGTTGCCACAAACGGTTACCGGCGGCCTGGAAGGCGCTCACGGCCTGTGACAAGACCAGCGGCACGCGGGCGATGCGCGCGGGGATCTCCGTCTAAGCGCGCAGCGGGGCTCAAAGACCGAACCCGTGGTCCAGGGGGGTTACGCCGGTGCCGAACCCCGGTGCATGGCGGATCGCCTCCAAGACATAAGCGCGCGCCCGCCGCACCGCATCTTCGATCCCCATCCCCTGGGCAAGGCCGGTGGCGATCGCCGAGGCCAGGGTGCAACCGGTCCCGTGCAAGGGCCCATCAATAGCACCGCGGGCGCCTGGCCGCGGCTGCGCATGGGTACTGGCGCGCGGCGGCGCGCTCTTGCTGTCGCCGTGCAGGCACGGATCACCGACACGCCGGCGTCCGTCCCGAGGCGGGCACGGCACTTGGCCCCCACCCTCCAGGTGTCGGGATCCATCCCCGAGGCGCGCGTGCTCGAACATCTCTGTCCCTGTGGGAGCAACCAGGACATCGCGGACCGTGGGACCGGGCAAGTGCCCGCCCTTGACCAGGACCGCCGCGGGTCCCAGCGACACGAGCCTGCGCCCCGCCTCGACCATGGCCT
This genomic stretch from Pseudomonadota bacterium harbors:
- a CDS encoding EAL domain-containing protein, which codes for MSPDALGETRDHTPPDQPEASPQGEPGAESPFPIVGIGASAGGLEAFTQLLAHLPARTGMAFVLVQHLDPRHESRLTDLLARATQMPVIEASQGLPVEPDHVYIIPPNTTMAIARGALQITPRGEAPGPHLPVNHFLRALALAQQAQAIGVVFSGTGSDGTLGLLEIKTVGGITFAQEPGSARHGGMPHSAIGSGAVDFVLPPEEIGDRLAEIGAHPYLAPGPVEAPPPESEDHFRRVLGAVRAATGVDLSQYRDTTIRRRILRRMALHGESSLASYVGRLEQDAPEVEALYRDLLINVTSFFRDPALFEALKTSVFPEILKAKFRDAPLRLWVPGCSTGQEAYSLAIALWELFDDKPVRHPFQIFGTDLSDPGSLERARAGLYPESIEAELTPERLQRFFKKEDHLYRIDKTIRDSCVFARQNLTADPPFSHVDLISCRNVLIYMAPALQRRVLPTFHYALNVPGFLVLGSAETVGEFNGLFQVTDRANKIYAKQVTGSRPLVQFAIEDHQAPRAAGPRAGAPGSTPADFQKEADRLLLSRYAPPGVLVNGHLDILQFRGRTGPYLEAPPGEPTMNLLKMARPGLFVELRSAVNEAIARGETVRREGLRLHDEQGVREVAIEVLPVRPREAAAQCCLVLFEEGGGPKPAPGLERPPEEPSGWRARLYRWSHPRPRPAANVATPAGREELTEPGGETARLRQELSSTREYLQSLVEQQDAANEELRSANEEVLSSNEELQSTNEELETAKEELQSTNEELSTVNEQLQHRNLELNHTTNDLQNLLASTSIPVVMVGPDLRIRRLTPPARKIMNLLPADLGRPIGDLKANVDVPDLEALIAEVIDQVQPREREVRDREGRRYALRVHPYRTGDNKIDGAVLVLLDIEDLKRSQEEASEARDYAEAIVATVREPLIILDGELRVVTANVAFYRTFGVQPAETQERLVYDLGDQQWDIPALRRLLEEVLPRETAFEGLEVQHDFPRIGQKTMLLNARGLYRANRASLILLAIEDVTGSRQEAEKLSYQATHDRLTGLINRGEFERRFQRVLGTAEARDPHALLYLDLDQFKLVNDTAGHRAGDELLRQLAVVLEAKTRKRDTLARLGGDEFGVLLEHCAPEQALRIARGLVQAVQEFDFVWEAKRFTVGVSIGLVSIPDGGETLPEVLSAADRACYAAKDKGRNRVHVYAASDEELAQRKGEMQWIPRLHQALAQDRFRLYAQPIRALGDHDGDGEYQEVLLRLTDDEKGVLLPGAFIPAAERYQQMQALDRWVIKTALANLGAHRDSAVYGINVSGQSLGDAGFLDYVTEQLEGSGAGPSQVCFEITETAVITDLKHALNFMHALKQRGCRFALDDFGSGLSSFGYLKTLPVDYLKIDGRFVQDIAQDRFDLAIVQAIQQVAQVLGIKTIAESVETEPILERLRAIGVDYAQGYAIAYPGPLPDP
- the thiD gene encoding bifunctional hydroxymethylpyrimidine kinase/phosphomethylpyrimidine kinase — encoded protein: MKGRVLVIAGSDSGGGAGVQADIKTVTALGGYAATAITALTVQNTLGVLDVLPIPAAFVAKQMIAVLDDIGADCIKTGMLCDGGVIDAVCAVLDEKARGIPVVTDPVMGTHEGTQLLDPDAVRILTARLFPRVTLLTPNVPEAEVLTGMRIDGREAMVEAGRRLVSLGPAAVLVKGGHLPGPTVRDVLVAPTGTEMFEHARLGDGSRHLEGGGQVPCPPRDGRRRVGDPCLHGDSKSAPPRASTHAQPRPGARGAIDGPLHGTGCTLASAIATGLAQGMGIEDAVRRARAYVLEAIRHAPGFGTGVTPLDHGFGL